In Myxococcales bacterium, the genomic window GCTTTCAGATCAGCAAGAATTGTGTCTATGTCGGCTGCAGCCCCCCCGCGGTCCCGTCGTTTTCGCCGGGGTCGCTGCTGGTGTTGGTGGGACTGATGGGTCTATCCGGCTTTTGGTACGGAGTGCGTCAACGACACCGGGTTTCCTGATCAGGCCCGAGTAAATCGCGCAGGGGAAAGAATCCCCGCTCCTTTCCAAGATGTAAACTGGAAAGGAGCGGACACCCGTGCAGAAATGTCCCGGAGCGCCTAGGCGAACTTCGAGTCGCGCCACTTGAGCGCAGCTTTGATGCCGTCCTTGGTGGCAATCTCGGAGAACATCTTGCTGTCGGGAGATTCGATTCCCTCGATCAGGACATCGAGGTCGCTGGCGGTCTTTAGCGCCTGGTCCATGCCCATGATTTCGTAGGCGCGGTTGATTGCCATCTTCTGGAGACGGATGGCGACCGGGTCCATCGATGCCATGTCGCGGGCGAGCTTCATCGCGACTTCCATGTACTCGCCCTCGGGTGCGACATGATTGATCAGATTCATTTCGAGCGCGCGTTGGGCCGAGATTCGATCATTGCCGGTAAGGATCAATTCCTTGGCCTGCTTGGGACCCATGACCCAGGGCAGGATCATGGCGACGATTCCGGCGCCGAAGCGCAATTCCGGTTCGCCGAAGAAGGTCTTCTCGTCGGCCACAGTGATGTCGCATGCCACGGCGAGTTCACATCCCCCCGCTAGCGCGTAGCCGTGAACAGCTGCAATGGTCGGCTTGGGGAAACGCCAGAAGCGCATGATGAAATCCATGTCGGCGACCAGATCCCGCTGGAGTTCGGCGAGGTCGGTATCGCCTGCCGTCGTCGTGTAGGCGAGGTCGAAGCCAGCGCAAAAGGCGCGGCCGGCGCCGGTCAGTAGAACGACACGGACATCGTCATCGTTTTCAGCAATGTCGAGGGCAGCGTTTACTTCCTTTTCGAGCTGTCCATTGATTGCGTTGAGTTTCTTCGGAATGTTCAGGGTTAGAACACCGATCGGGCCCTTTTTTTCAAAGATGATGGTCTCGTATGACATGGGTTGCTCCGTCCAGGGAAAGAAAGTTTTATAAAAAAATAAAGACACGCTCAGGGGGTCGAAAACCCCGTGATGTGTCTATTAGAATTGGGCGCTCAAATGTCCAAATTCTGCTGACGGCGCAGAGTATTGCTTATGTCGGGGTATGCGTCACGGCTGTCAAGAAAGGCAGGCGCACGGTAGACTGGCCCGAGCCAGTATCGGAAGAGGCCATCAACGCGCTGCGGGAGCTCGGATACATCGAGTGAGGGAGGGGAGATCCTTGAGCGACGCCACCCATTCTAGTTTGCGACGAAGAAGAAGTCGCCTTCACTCTGGTGCCCCGCGGCGCGTATCACCCGTAGTTCGGGTTCCTGGTTGAGCCCCATCCGAGAGAGCGTGTCGTACATGTGATCGAAGACTCGGCCGTAGAGTTCCACAACCGAGATTGAGCCCGAGTTCTTCTCCAGGACATCGATCAGGGCGCTGGCGAATACGGAATGCTCGGACGTGGGGCCAGTTGCGTCGAGGACCGGTGAATCACCCCCCGAAGCGAGCACGAACCGGCTCTTGCGGGCGAGCTTTTTCTCGAGGTCGCGTTCGCTGAGAGTCGGAAGCTCTGTCACTGGACCGATGGGAAGGTCGGAAGAAAATACGCCGCCATAGCAAGAGTCGGCGATCACGAATGCGCGTCGCGCCTTTGCTGCATCGAGGTGGTTCGTGATCCACCAGTTGTCGACCCAGTTGACGTCCGAGTCCGCGTCCGCGTTCGTCGGCAGCCAGTAGCCGGCCAGCCGCGATCGATCTGAAGGCGGAGGTTTCTCGCCATGACCGGCGAAGTAGATCAGGATGTTGTCCTGCTCTTCGGCAACCGTGTTGAGCGCGTGGATTGCTCGCTTCAGTTCTTCTTCGTTGGCGTCGAGCAAGAGTTGGGTCGAGAAGCCATAGCGATCGGACAGAATCTTCGCGATCCGCCTGGCGTCATTATGCGCAGTCTGCAGTGTCGGCATCGTCTGGTAGTTGTTGTTGCCGATGACCAGCGCGTAGAATTTCCCCATCGCACGACTGCGCATGACCTTGGACGGAAGTTCGGGAAAGCTGAATTGTGTCGGTCTTCCGCCGGCTTTCTTGTTGATCAAGCGATAGGTGGGCAGGGCGACCAGCGTCTGCTGTTTTTGCTCCATCTTTTCATTCAGTTGATCGACCAGGCTTTGCAGGGCGCCGATCTGGTCCTGACTCTTTCCCTTGTGCTGCTTCATGTCCCGGGCCATTTGCGCGAGCTGAGCATTCAAGGCGTTGCGCTGCAGCGTGATGGCCGCGATCTCGCTAGCCAGGGATTTCTTGGCCTCGGCGATCTGGGCGTATGCATCCGATGAGAGCATCAGGCTGTCGGCGGCGATCCCAGAGCCCTGCCGGTAGAGATTCAGTGACTTGATGATGTCGCGTTCGACGCCGAGGCCTTTTTCGTAGAGAACACTGAGGGCGTACATCGATTCGCGATGCCCGTTCTTGACGGCCTGTTCGTACCAATGCACTGCCTTTTCGTAGTTGGGGTCTGCACCCATCACGCCTTCGTAGAGCA contains:
- a CDS encoding enoyl-CoA hydratase/isomerase family protein yields the protein MSYETIIFEKKGPIGVLTLNIPKKLNAINGQLEKEVNAALDIAENDDDVRVVLLTGAGRAFCAGFDLAYTTTAGDTDLAELQRDLVADMDFIMRFWRFPKPTIAAVHGYALAGGCELAVACDITVADEKTFFGEPELRFGAGIVAMILPWVMGPKQAKELILTGNDRISAQRALEMNLINHVAPEGEYMEVAMKLARDMASMDPVAIRLQKMAINRAYEIMGMDQALKTASDLDVLIEGIESPDSKMFSEIATKDGIKAALKWRDSKFA
- a CDS encoding caspase family protein — encoded protein: MIDITTASTRATRATTAVLLLCGGLLGCQSLDASDPSMKFDISDLDIVDCIVEGAVRQIGSKFTYLEPPRMARLTEFECASLGGTFVAYDPTEPNAVIEKWLPFAESGNVEAQHRLGLLYEGVMGADPNYEKAVHWYEQAVKNGHRESMYALSVLYEKGLGVERDIIKSLNLYRQGSGIAADSLMLSSDAYAQIAEAKKSLASEIAAITLQRNALNAQLAQMARDMKQHKGKSQDQIGALQSLVDQLNEKMEQKQQTLVALPTYRLINKKAGGRPTQFSFPELPSKVMRSRAMGKFYALVIGNNNYQTMPTLQTAHNDARRIAKILSDRYGFSTQLLLDANEEELKRAIHALNTVAEEQDNILIYFAGHGEKPPPSDRSRLAGYWLPTNADADSDVNWVDNWWITNHLDAAKARRAFVIADSCYGGVFSSDLPIGPVTELPTLSERDLEKKLARKSRFVLASGGDSPVLDATGPTSEHSVFASALIDVLEKNSGSISVVELYGRVFDHMYDTLSRMGLNQEPELRVIRAAGHQSEGDFFFVAN